One Elgaria multicarinata webbii isolate HBS135686 ecotype San Diego chromosome 7, rElgMul1.1.pri, whole genome shotgun sequence DNA window includes the following coding sequences:
- the LOC134401621 gene encoding DGAT1/2-independent enzyme synthesizing storage lipids-like: MNRILFCLSFIPKMTAENTNYTLGQEPLAWLTCILEDYPNYLAYPLIMSVILIILYYPFVLPFSGMYIGSALYAISKKIYNLPEDITNEKWDKIKQRFAFLSDIAGKILHGYEVCGIENLPKGPALLVYYHGSIPIDYYLFVLRIYRITGRFPYSVIHKCMSLLPGLKLYIKISRCGHPTREECVEILKKGHLLGVAPGGLRERNYGDKNYKVLWGKRKGFAQVAIDAKVPIIPLFTQNIQEAYRSYGNIAPMRWLYERTRSIAFPTYGLFPVKLRTHIGQPIPYDPNLSAEEVAEKAKIAVEALRDKHQKIPGSILRALWERFETHHKDE, from the exons ATGAacagaattttattttgtttgtcttttattCCAAAGATGACAGCAGAAAATACCAACTATACTTTAGGACAAGAACCTCTGGCTTGGCTAACTTGCATTTTGGAAGATTATCCAAACTATCTGGCATACCCATTGATAATGTCAGTGATACTGATCATATTGTACTATCCCTTTGTTTTACCGTTTTCTGGAATGTATATTGGTAGTGCACTATATGCCATCAGTAAAAAAATTTATAACTTACCAGAAGATATTACTAATGAAAAATGGGACAAGATAAAGCAAAGATTTGCATTTCTGTCGGATATTGCAGGAAAGATTTTGCATG GTTATGAGGTTTGCGGAATAGAAAATCTACCTAAAGGACCAGCGCTTCTTGTTTATTACCATGGATCCATTCCGATTGATTATTACCTTTTTGTATTGAGGATCTATAGAATTACAGGAAGATTCCCTTATTCTGTGATACACAAATGCATGTCCTTACTACCAG GATTAAAGTTGTACATTAAGATTAGTCGCTGTGGCCATCCCACAAGAGAAGAATGTGTGGAAATTCTGAAGAAAGGGCATCTATTGGGTGTTGCGCCTGGAGGACTTCGAGAGCGAAACTATGGAGATAAGAATTATAAAGTCCTGTGGGGAAAACGTAAAGGATTTGCTCAAGTAGCCATAGATGCAAAAGTG CCCATCATTCCTTTATTTACACAAAATATCCAAGAAGCATATAGGTCATATGGAAATATAG CTCCAATGAGATGGCTCTATGAACGAACTCGTTCCATAGCCTTTCCAACATATGGATTATTTCCAGTCAAATTGAGGACACATATTGGACAACCAATTCCATATGATCCAAATCTAAGTGCTGAAGAAGTAGCTGAAAAA GCGAAAATTGCAGTCGAAGCTTTGCGGGATAAACACCAGAAAATACCAGGAAGTATACTGAGAGCTCTTTGGGAACGCTTTGAGACACATCACAAAGATGAATAG